One window of Pyrus communis chromosome 12, drPyrComm1.1, whole genome shotgun sequence genomic DNA carries:
- the LOC137709879 gene encoding metalloendoproteinase 1-MMP-like, with translation MFPFFRYNSFFFFFFFFICLCFLCFSRPALPARILPDSVPVLTDASDVHNAKWHDFSIFLDAGRGSLVSGMSELKKYMHRFGYLPNSNFTDFFDTEFESALTLYQSRLSLPVTGKLDTDTISAIISPRCGVSDASQHTALHATRHFAYFYGKPRWERPSPLTYAFSPNHTVSYLNPSDIRDIFCRAFSRWSAVIPVNFTETQNYTSADIKIGFYRGDHGDGKPFDGVLGVLAHAFSPENGQFHLDAAESWAVDFKTDKSKEAIDLESVATHEIGHVLGLAHSSVKEAVMYPSLRPRTKKVNLRVDDVEGVQALYGSNPNFRFSSLLSEDSYNHAVSLDPRSSSKWSISLTLIITFVLILGLWQPENYW, from the coding sequence ATGTTCCCATTTTTTAGGTAcaactctttcttcttcttcttcttcttcttcatatgtCTTTGCTTCCTCTGTTTTTCCCGCCCTGCCCTTCCAGCCAGAATCTTACCGGACTCAGTACCTGTATTAACTGATGCCTCCGACGTCCACAATGCCAAATGGCACGACTTCTCAATCTTCCTAGACGCCGGCAGAGGAAGCCTAGTCAGCGGCATGTCGGAGCTCAAGAAATACATGCACCGCTTCGGCTACTTACCCAATTCCAACTTCACCGATTTCTTCGACACCGAATTTGAGTCGGCCCTGACGCTATACCAGTCCAGGCTGAGCCTGCCCGTTACAGGCAAGCTGGACACTGACACAATCTCAGCGATCATTTCGCCTAGATGTGGTGTTAGCGATGCGTCGCAACATACTGCCTTGCATGCGACCCGTCACTTCGCCTACTTCTATGGCAAGCCGAGGTGGGAGCGCCCTTCCCCGCTCACTTACGCTTTCTCCCCCAACCACACGGTCAGTTACCTGAACCCATCGGATATTCGAGACATTTTTTGCCGCGCTTTTTCGCGGTGGTCGGCGGTGATCCCCGTGAACTTCACCGAGACCCAGAACTACACTTCCGCGGATATTAAAATAGGGTTTTACCGCGGCGACCATGGAGATGGGAAGCCGTTCGATGGGGTGTTAGGTGTGCTGGCGCATGCTTTTTCTCCCGAAAATGGGCAGTTCCACCTTGACGCGGCGGAATCGTGGGCCGTTGATTTCAAAACGGATAAGTCAAAGGAGGCGATTGATTTGGAATCGGTGGCGACTCATGAGATAGGTCATGTACTCGGGCTGGCTCACTCCTCGGTCAAGGAGGCCGTGATGTACCCGAGCCTGCGTCCTCGGACCAAGAAGGTGAACCTCAGGGTTGATGACGTGGAAGGTGTCCAAGCTTTGTACGgttcaaaccctaatttcagGTTTAGCTCATTGCTGAGTGAAGATTCTTACAACCATGCAGTTTCTTTGGACCCGAGGTCTTCCTCTAAGTGGTCAATTTCTTTAACACTCATCATCACTTTCGTATTGATTTTAGGCCTTTGGCAACCTGAGAATTATTGGTAG